The following is a genomic window from Ethanoligenens harbinense YUAN-3.
GCGATGGCGATGTTTGTAAACAGCAGCGGCCCCAGCGCCTTTTCCAGCTCGGCGCGGAACGATGAGCTGTTCAGCGCCTTGTAAAAACGGTTGTTCAGTTCCTCAAATCTGGGGTTGGTTTCGTCGTAATAATCGTTTTCAGCCGTGTAGAACGCATCCTCGGTGTTGACCGTGTGGCGGATATAGCACAGACTGGCCATGGTGATCAGCGTGTCCCGCAGCTTGAACAGAGCCTTGGCCGCGTCCAGCTGCGCTTCGGCCGAGCCGGCTTTGGAAAATGTGTTCAGTGCCTGCTCGAAATCAGCGCGGTAGGTGTCGTAATCCACTCGCTTGTATGGCATGTCTTGAAATTTCATCTGTTGTACCTCCGTGCGGGCGTATCGCCCTTTTGCCCATATTTTACCGGATATGATTGACTTTTGCAAATGCAAACCCGCCGGTGCGTATATTTGGAACTTTTCTGCCCGGCCTCTACACGTTTGGGGCAAAAAATGGTATACTATATCATCAGGGACTGATGACGAAATGCGGCCCGGACGGGGGAATGGTATGGACGCCGCCGCGCGTGCAAAGGAATTGAGAAAAGCGCTGTCCCGCCATAACTATCTCTATTATGTGCTGGACGCGCCCGAAATAGAAGATTTTGAATACGACCGCATGCTGCGGGAACTGGAAGAACTGGAAGCCGCACATCCGGAGATCGTCACGCCCGATTCGCCCACGCAGCGGGTGGGCGGCGAGGCTGTGGGGCAGTTTGAGCCCGTGCGGCACGAGGTGCCCATGGAAAGCCTGCAGGATGTGTTCTCCGTGGAAGAGGTGCGCGCGTTTGATGAGCGGATGCACGCCGCCCTGTCCACTGTGCGCTATGCGGTAGAACCGAAAATCGACGGGCTTTCGGTCGCGCTTGAATACCGAAACGGCCTGTTCGTGCGCGGCTCCACCCGCGGCGACGGCGTGACCGGTGAGGATGTGACCGCTAATCTGCGCACGGTGCGCTCCATCCCGCTGCGGCTTTCGCGTCCGCTGCCCTTTCTGGAAGTGCGCGGCGAGGTGTTCATGCCCGTGGCGAAGTTTGAGGCGTTGGTGCGTGCGCAGGAGCTGCGCGAGGAAAAGCTGTTTAAAAACCCGCGCAACGCCGCCGCCGGCTCGCTGCGGCAGAAGAACCCGAAGATCACCTCTGCCCGCGGGCTGGATATTTTCGTGTTCAATATCCAGCGCATCGAGGGCGCGACGGTGGAGAGCCACCTGGCCGGGCATGCGCTGCTCAAAGAGCTGGGCTTTAAGGTGGTGGCGCACACCGCCTGCGATACTCTCGAAAAGACGGAGACGGAGATCACCCGCATCGGGGAGAGCCGCGGCAGCCTGCCGTACGGCATTGACGGCGCGGTGGTGAAGGTAGACGATTTCACCGCACGGCGTATGCTTGGCAGCACGGCCAAATTCCCGCGCTGGGCGGTGGCGTTCAAGTTTCCGCCGGAGGAAAAGCGCACCGGATTGCTCAGCATCGACATCAACGTCGGGCGCACCGGCGCGCTCACGCCCACCGCCGTTCTGGAGCCGGTCTTGCTGGCAGGAAGCACCGTGGCTCGCGCTTCCCTGCACAACGAGGATTTCATCCGGGAGAAAGACATCCGTATCGGGGACACGGTGGTGGTGCGCAAGGCGGGGGACATTATTCCAGAGATTGTGTCCGTGGCCGAACACGGCGGGGGAAAACCCTACCGTATGCCCACGGCCTGCCCGTCCTGCGGGGCCCC
Proteins encoded in this region:
- the ligA gene encoding NAD-dependent DNA ligase LigA; translated protein: MDAAARAKELRKALSRHNYLYYVLDAPEIEDFEYDRMLRELEELEAAHPEIVTPDSPTQRVGGEAVGQFEPVRHEVPMESLQDVFSVEEVRAFDERMHAALSTVRYAVEPKIDGLSVALEYRNGLFVRGSTRGDGVTGEDVTANLRTVRSIPLRLSRPLPFLEVRGEVFMPVAKFEALVRAQELREEKLFKNPRNAAAGSLRQKNPKITSARGLDIFVFNIQRIEGATVESHLAGHALLKELGFKVVAHTACDTLEKTETEITRIGESRGSLPYGIDGAVVKVDDFTARRMLGSTAKFPRWAVAFKFPPEEKRTGLLSIDINVGRTGALTPTAVLEPVLLAGSTVARASLHNEDFIREKDIRIGDTVVVRKAGDIIPEIVSVAEHGGGKPYRMPTACPSCGAPVAREKDEAVLRCQNPDCPAQLLRHLIHFASRDAMDIEGMGPALVESLVGEGLVRSIADVYDLNAEAVAKLERMGKKSAENLIAAIETSKRAGLARLLYALGVRQVGQKAAGLIAARFGSMERLFSATEDELCAIDEIGGIIAENVVRFFALEDTARLVERLRAAGVDLTAREQEVADTRLSGQIFVLTGTLSKYSREEAKKRIEALGGKVTGSVSKKTSYVVAGEEAGSKLDKALALGVPVLDEAAFEQLLGISETEE